GTTTCAAAAATTGATGCCGGCAACGCGACAACTTCTGAAAAAGAGGATGGAGATATTGAAGGTCCGTTTACGATCGCACTTGCTGCAGAAAAAACAGTAGATGATACATCGTCCCAGATTGTTGCCATTGGTTCCATGGAATTGTTTACGGATTCTACGGATCAGATCGTATCAGGAAGCAACGTATCCATGTTTACGGATATCGTGACGAATCTGACCGGGGGAGCAGATAATGATACCAGCGTCATTCCGGTAAAAGATTATAAGATGAGCACGATCACGATCACATCAATTTCCACGATTATCGGCGGACTGGTGGCAAGCATTTTTATACCGGTTGTTCTGATCGTCATTGGAGTTGTGATCTGGGCAGTAAGGAGGAAAAAATAATGCAGAAACAGAAAAAACAGATGGTCATTCTGGTCATTTTGCTGATATTACTGATCCTTGCCTATATAGGTGTTCATTTTTACAGTAAAAAGCAGGAAGAAAAAGAGGAAGCAAAGACGGAGGCAGAAAAGATAACGGTAACAGATATTGAAGTTTCTGATATCACACAATTTTCTTATGTGCTGGATGGAACAACGCTTTCCTTTACAAAAAATGGAACGGAATGGATTTATGACGATGATCAGTCCGTTGATATTGATGAAAGTGCATTAGAGACACTTCTGAAAAAAGCAGCGAAGATCACAGCGACAGATGAGGTTACAGAGTACGACAGTCTTACTGATTTTGGACTGGATGATCCTTCTAATACGATTACACTAAAAACGGATGCCGGACTTACCACTATCTATATTGGAAGTCAGAATGAGATCACGAATGAGTATTATTTAAAAACAGGTGAAAGTGATACTATCTATGTTGTAGACAGTGCAACAGCAACCGGATTTGATAAAAGTATTGAGGAGCTGACAGCAAAATCCGATGATACGGAAACAGAAGAACCGTCAGAAGCCGTGGAGGAAACAGAAACAGCAACAGTGGTGCCAAATGATACAGAGACATTGGAAATAGAAGAAACAGAGACGAAATAGCAGAATTGCATGATAAACTTGCAGAGCTGCTGTTGTAAATGAAAAAAGTACCGGATTGCGGATGAATGCAGTCCGGTATTTTTTTGGTAATCGCTGTTGGTTGTACAGTATGTGTGGACAACAACATTTACATAAGTTCATAAATTATTAATTTGACACATTTTAGAAAAAGGGGTAACATAAGTATTAGAAAGTTCATTAATGAACTAATTCAAACCGCAAAACAGTAAAAAAATATTTGCCATAAGAAAAAGAATGTGGAGCAGGGATGATGTACAGTGAGTATGAATTGTTTGGAACCAACCAGCAGATGAGAAAAGTGATCGAGCAGGCGTGTGAACGGCTGATGGAGAC
The Roseburia rectibacter DNA segment above includes these coding regions:
- a CDS encoding DUF4340 domain-containing protein gives rise to the protein MQKQKKQMVILVILLILLILAYIGVHFYSKKQEEKEEAKTEAEKITVTDIEVSDITQFSYVLDGTTLSFTKNGTEWIYDDDQSVDIDESALETLLKKAAKITATDEVTEYDSLTDFGLDDPSNTITLKTDAGLTTIYIGSQNEITNEYYLKTGESDTIYVVDSATATGFDKSIEELTAKSDDTETEEPSEAVEETETATVVPNDTETLEIEETETK